The sequence below is a genomic window from Uranotaenia lowii strain MFRU-FL chromosome 2, ASM2978415v1, whole genome shotgun sequence.
ATTTTGGGTAAGTAATTACAATTTCAATAAGTATTTCATTCTTTTGCTCTTACACTATATGTACATTTTCCTGACTACTCTCTCTTCTAGTGCGTGCGATTTCTATCTACATTCTACTACCTCCGTGCAGTGCGTTGGGCCAATTGACGATTCCGAAAATTCAGCGCTTACTGTACCGAACagctaaaatttgtttatgtttcggTCGTCATCTATGACCGAAACATTTATGTTTACGTATACGTTTTAGTGCTGTTTTCGATTCGGTGCGGTTGTTAGAACGGAAAATTCAGTTTTCGGCGGGTTTCAAAACGAATTCGTGTTATCTCGggagtgtttaaaaaaaaggtgcccCCTGCAGCCCGGTTACAGTGGCAATGCCATGTCCGCCCGGGACGGCGCTGTGAAGAAAAGGTACGGAATAACGGGATTGAGAACGACTCACCAATTGCTTTCGGGTGTTTGACCAAACCTGTGTTTCCCTTTCGGTCGCCTGGCTCAACCCTCGACGGGAGCGTGTGTTGGTGTTAGAATCGATGCTGCTGGTGATGTTGTTGCTGACGCTCAAAAGGTGAAGCGGAACACCGACAGCGAATGTTGACGTTGGTGCTGCTGATGTTCTTGCGGTTGCCGGTGATGTCGGGCACCCGGCGGGTTGTAGTTGACGGAAACCCGCTGCGGTGATCTGCTGTGATTGGCTGCGGCGTCTCGAAGTGGCTGTCGGGCGAAATAATGTGGTGGCCTGTACGGCAACGCAGTTAGCACATGCACGGGCACGGTGAGTAAACGCACGTCTTTTACCTATCTTTTTTGTTGGCACGCACTAAATATTTCGGCCCTAGCTCGCAAAATGTAGCTTAAAAGACGAAGCTACAACAAAAGAAGTTAGAATTTTTCTTAGTTCTACACTACATCACGTTTACCTTTAATGAAAACTCAAAACGATTCGCGAACTATTTCCACTTCCACACGCGATCACTTATCAGATCTAAGTGATTGGTAGTGTGTTCCCTCAGTTCAGGGAAAGTGATATCGGGCGTTGACCCCAAGCGGATATACGTTAATCCCGAAGTCTTTAAAATTAGCTCGGGGTTCTGACGATTTAAGATCGTCGCTCGTTCTCATGACTGTTGATTCGGGTTTTGCTTCTTCTTTCAAAAGCTTATCGCGTAACTTACTGGATCCGCCATGAAGCGAATAAGTCTAGCATTCAACCTTCGATGCAAATATCGACAAAGGCATCGAATCGATCAAAGTCGTTGCCTACTAAAAGGCGCATCCAATTCGATGATAAACATgtttgaagaattgaaaaaaaattaaaggtgcGACCGCTAcacagcatcagcatcagcatcaccatcagcatcagcatcagcatcagcatcagcatcagcatcagcatcagcatcagcatcagcatcagcatcagcatcagcatcagcatcagcatcagcatcagcatcagcatcagcatccacatcagcatcagcatcagcaccaGCATAAACATCAGAATCAGCATCAGAATCGACATCAGAActagcatcagcatcagcatcagaaTCAGCATCAGAATGAGCATAAGGATCAgcatcagaatcaggatcagaatcagcatcagcatcagcatcagcatcagcataaACATCAGCATAAACATGAGCATCATCATCAGCAACAGCTTAAACATCAGCAACAGCATAAACATCAGAATAAGCATCAGCATCCGCATGAGCATCCACATCAGCATCAGTATCAATTTTTTCTGATGCAACAGCCTCAGGATCAGCAGCAGAATCAGCATCAAAATCAGCATCAGAATcatgatgctgatgctgatgctgatgttgatgctgatgctgatgctgatactgatgctgatgctgatgctgatgctgatgctgatgctaatgctgatgctgatgctgatgctgatgctgatgctgatgctgatgctgatgctgatgctgatgctgatgctgatgctgatgctgatgctgatgctgatgctgatgctgatgctgatgctgatgctgatgctgatgctgatgctgatgctgatgtgatgctgatgctgatgctgatgctgatgctgatgctgatgctgatgctgatgctgatgctgatgctgatgctgatgctgatgctgatgctgatgctgatgctgatgctgatgctgatgctgatgctgatgctgatgctgatgctgatgctgatgctgatgctgatgctgatgctgatgctgatgctggtGCTGGTGCtggtgctgatgctgatgctgatgctgatgctgatgctgatgctgatgctggtgctgatgctgatgctgatgctgatgctgatgctgatgctgatgctgatgctgatgctgat
It includes:
- the LOC129743368 gene encoding uncharacterized protein LOC129743368 translates to MHHWKRDLYAEFFAKNSRCRTTMDVSGNCLGILLSHAIGSPNDGGQIRVSFYRVVKPMTVTANFIDISNGAKAAEFLGTVLTRTPKSITKASGAQNLITQNPTDRSSAVGHFCVPTKKIGKRRAFTHRARACANCVAVQATTLFRPTATSRRRSQSQQITAAGFRQLQPAGCPTSPATARTSAAPTSTFAVGVPLHLLSVSNNITSSIDSNTNTRSRRGLSQATERETQRRPGRTWHCHCNRAAGGTFFLNTPEITRIRFETRRKLNFPF